Proteins encoded by one window of Cyanobium sp. NS01:
- a CDS encoding citrate synthase, giving the protein MAERVTTNRPAGVREQSAAPPFRPGLEGVPATQSAICDIDGQRGRLTYRGFNAETLVANSSFLETTYLLIWGELPTAEGLRHFEQEVQMHRRVSFRIRDMMKCFPATGHPMDALQSSAASLGLFYSRRALDNPEYIAEAVVRLIAKIPTMVAAFQLIRKGQDPIQPRDDLAFASNILYMLMEREPDPLAARIFDACLILHAEHSLNASTFSARVTASTLTDPYAVVASAVGTLAGPLHGGANEDVLAMLEAIGSEDRVGPWLDRAIAEKQKIMGFGHREYKVKDPRAVILQGLAEQLFDRFGHDPLYDLARKVEEEASSRLGPKGIYPNVDFYSGLVYRKLGIPRDLFTPVFAIARTAGWLAHWKEQLGANRIFRPSQIYTGSAPREWIPLEAR; this is encoded by the coding sequence ATGGCTGAGCGCGTCACCACCAACCGTCCCGCTGGCGTCAGGGAGCAGTCCGCCGCGCCGCCCTTCCGTCCGGGTCTTGAGGGGGTGCCCGCCACCCAGTCGGCCATCTGCGATATCGACGGTCAGCGCGGGCGGCTCACCTACCGGGGCTTCAACGCCGAGACCCTGGTGGCCAACAGCTCCTTTCTGGAAACCACCTACCTGCTGATCTGGGGCGAGTTGCCCACCGCCGAAGGCCTGCGCCATTTCGAGCAGGAGGTGCAGATGCACCGCCGGGTGAGCTTCCGCATCCGCGACATGATGAAGTGCTTCCCGGCCACCGGCCACCCGATGGATGCGTTGCAGAGCAGCGCGGCCTCCCTGGGCCTCTTCTATTCGCGGCGCGCCCTCGACAACCCCGAGTACATCGCCGAGGCGGTGGTGCGGCTGATCGCCAAGATCCCCACCATGGTGGCGGCGTTCCAGCTGATCCGCAAAGGCCAGGACCCGATCCAGCCCCGCGATGACCTCGCCTTTGCCTCCAACATCCTCTACATGCTCATGGAGCGGGAGCCCGACCCGCTGGCGGCCCGCATCTTTGATGCCTGCCTGATCCTGCACGCCGAGCACAGCCTCAACGCCAGCACCTTCAGCGCCCGGGTGACGGCCAGCACCCTCACCGATCCCTACGCCGTGGTGGCCTCGGCGGTGGGCACGCTGGCCGGTCCCCTGCACGGCGGTGCCAACGAGGACGTGCTGGCCATGCTGGAAGCGATCGGCAGCGAGGACCGGGTGGGGCCCTGGCTCGACCGGGCCATCGCCGAGAAGCAGAAGATCATGGGCTTCGGTCACCGTGAATACAAGGTGAAGGACCCCCGCGCCGTGATCCTGCAGGGGCTGGCCGAGCAGCTGTTCGACCGCTTCGGCCACGATCCCCTCTACGACCTGGCCCGCAAGGTGGAGGAGGAGGCCAGCTCCCGGCTGGGCCCGAAGGGCATCTACCCCAACGTGGACTTCTATTCCGGCCTCGTGTATCGCAAGCTCGGCATCCCCCGCGATCTGTTCACCCCCGTCTTCGCCATCGCCCGCACGGCCGGTTGGCTGGCCCACTGGAAGGAGCAGCTTGGTGCAAACCGCATCTTCCGACCGTCGCAGATTTACACCGGGTCTGCACCACGTGAGTGGATCCCCCTGGAAGCCCGCTAA
- a CDS encoding DUF3352 domain-containing protein yields the protein MSTGWCSVQDGRILLRLHDGLPGRMKARPFLAVVLAVTLLLLGLAAGAGWLLWQRSPLQLQRRALVVPSSARFVPRTAALGLFLLSDPQQPVDYARAQAPIRQRRQAAEAVARLRDGAFAAAGLDYPGELASWLGAETGLALVASQPGQPPDGWLLALHSRDGDGARRFLQRFWQTRSLAGTDLQVSSYRGMGVISGRGALLGSQPVPIATALIDDDLVLLASGRGVLEQALDVSQIGELNLAADPSFRQAVQRLGQGTLLLQLRPAGLESWLGLPAAGGAARRSTLPLQSGTVALRPSGRRLALEALLALTPESQDQTQFQQRSEPPEPEDPSASAEPALPAPPTQAAWSSRLDPALAAALTAGLRGSSDSLALLQDSAHWPESWASLLARLLQQPDAGPLPGVVMAADAGPLLWSQGPQGWLLATPADQPEPAALQPGLDELGLVTATLQRADGASQQVWTRLDAHEAAGRQRRSGPQLSVSLAGARELEADQAWWGQTLAALEQRRQGGAVPRDRLRALAALELPEAPLQWASGPESARARLRRWPVWRLLTSLAGQPLDGGVDGLALGLEPESGDGLHLRLDLGFG from the coding sequence ATGTCCACGGGCTGGTGTTCGGTGCAGGATGGGCGCATCCTGCTGCGTCTGCATGACGGCCTGCCTGGACGCATGAAAGCCCGTCCCTTCCTGGCGGTGGTGCTGGCGGTCACCCTGCTGTTGCTGGGCCTGGCCGCTGGTGCGGGCTGGCTGCTGTGGCAGCGCTCCCCCCTGCAGCTCCAGCGGCGCGCCCTGGTGGTGCCCAGCTCGGCCCGCTTCGTGCCGCGCACGGCCGCCCTGGGGCTGTTCCTGCTGAGCGATCCCCAGCAGCCCGTCGACTACGCCCGCGCCCAGGCACCGATCCGCCAGCGCCGCCAGGCCGCTGAGGCGGTGGCCCGGCTGCGCGACGGGGCCTTCGCGGCTGCCGGCCTCGACTACCCGGGGGAGCTGGCCAGCTGGCTCGGCGCCGAAACCGGTCTGGCCCTGGTGGCGAGCCAACCCGGCCAGCCCCCCGATGGCTGGCTGCTGGCCCTGCACAGCCGCGATGGCGACGGTGCCCGCCGCTTTCTGCAGCGCTTCTGGCAGACCCGCAGCCTCGCCGGCACGGATCTGCAGGTGTCGAGCTACCGCGGCATGGGTGTGATCAGTGGCCGGGGGGCCCTGCTGGGCAGCCAGCCCGTGCCGATCGCCACGGCCCTGATCGACGACGACCTCGTGCTGCTGGCCTCCGGGCGAGGCGTGCTGGAGCAGGCCCTCGACGTGTCGCAGATCGGCGAACTCAACCTGGCGGCCGACCCCTCCTTCCGTCAGGCCGTGCAGCGCCTGGGGCAGGGGACCCTGCTCCTGCAGCTCCGGCCGGCGGGCCTGGAATCCTGGTTGGGCCTGCCGGCCGCCGGGGGAGCTGCCAGGCGCTCCACCCTGCCGCTGCAGTCGGGCACCGTGGCCTTGCGCCCAAGCGGGCGCCGGCTGGCGCTGGAGGCGCTGCTGGCGCTGACGCCGGAATCGCAGGACCAGACCCAGTTCCAGCAGCGGTCAGAACCCCCTGAGCCCGAAGATCCATCCGCCTCCGCCGAGCCTGCGCTCCCAGCGCCTCCAACTCAGGCGGCCTGGAGCTCCCGCCTCGATCCCGCCCTGGCTGCTGCGCTCACGGCGGGGCTGCGGGGCTCCAGCGACAGCCTGGCGCTGCTCCAGGACTCGGCCCACTGGCCAGAATCCTGGGCCTCGCTCTTGGCCAGGTTGCTGCAGCAACCCGATGCAGGCCCCCTGCCCGGCGTGGTGATGGCGGCCGATGCTGGCCCGCTGCTCTGGAGCCAGGGACCCCAGGGCTGGCTGCTGGCCACGCCGGCCGATCAGCCTGAACCGGCGGCGCTGCAGCCTGGCCTCGACGAGCTGGGGTTGGTCACCGCCACGCTGCAGCGTGCGGATGGAGCCAGCCAGCAGGTATGGACCCGGCTCGACGCCCACGAGGCGGCTGGACGCCAGCGTCGCAGCGGCCCCCAGCTCAGCGTCAGCCTGGCGGGAGCGAGGGAGCTGGAGGCCGACCAGGCTTGGTGGGGGCAGACCCTGGCCGCGCTGGAGCAGCGGCGCCAGGGAGGCGCCGTTCCCCGGGATCGCTTGCGGGCCCTGGCCGCCCTGGAGCTGCCCGAAGCGCCCCTGCAGTGGGCCAGCGGCCCTGAATCCGCCAGGGCCCGGCTGCGCCGCTGGCCGGTCTGGCGGCTGCTCACCAGCCTCGCGGGGCAACCCCTCGATGGCGGCGTGGACGGCTTGGCGCTGGGGCTGGAGCCGGAGTCTGGTGATGGCCTGCACCTCAGGCTGGACCTGGGTTTTGGCTGA
- a CDS encoding methylenetetrahydrofolate reductase: MLLQQALASGQPAITAEVTPPRGADPSRTLAAAAALRHWVHAINVTDGSRAVMRMSSLALCRLLLDIGLEPVLQMACRDRNRIALQADLLGAHALGLRNLLCLTGDPVRAGDQPGARPVNELESVRLLQLVAQLNSAQDPVSGLLPDGGTAFFAGAAADPQSPSWSGLQSRMRRKQRAGARFVQTQMVTDATALRRFVDEIAAPLGLPVLAGVFLLKSAKNALFINRVVPGANIPQRLIDRLAAATDPAAEGVAIAAEQVASYLEIAQGVHVMAIKAEALIPRILAQAGLAPLQPAAGLEHGDHGLSAAPPAPAPAAVALGREVSS, from the coding sequence TTGCTGCTCCAACAGGCCCTGGCCAGCGGGCAACCGGCGATCACGGCTGAGGTCACTCCGCCGCGGGGCGCAGACCCCAGCCGCACCCTGGCCGCTGCCGCAGCCCTGCGCCACTGGGTGCACGCCATCAACGTGACCGACGGCAGCAGGGCAGTGATGCGGATGAGCAGCCTGGCCCTCTGCCGTCTGCTGCTGGACATCGGTCTGGAGCCCGTGCTGCAGATGGCCTGCCGTGATCGCAACCGCATTGCCCTTCAGGCCGATCTGCTGGGGGCCCACGCCCTCGGCCTGCGCAATCTGCTCTGCCTCACGGGGGATCCGGTGAGGGCTGGGGATCAGCCCGGCGCCCGGCCCGTGAATGAGCTCGAATCGGTGCGGCTGCTGCAGCTGGTGGCCCAGCTGAATAGCGCTCAGGACCCGGTGAGTGGCCTGCTGCCGGATGGCGGCACCGCGTTCTTCGCCGGAGCGGCCGCCGACCCCCAGAGCCCCAGCTGGAGCGGCCTTCAGAGCCGCATGCGCCGCAAGCAGCGTGCCGGGGCCCGCTTTGTGCAGACCCAGATGGTGACGGATGCCACCGCCCTGCGCCGCTTCGTCGACGAGATCGCCGCCCCCCTGGGGCTGCCGGTGCTGGCCGGTGTGTTTCTGCTCAAGTCGGCGAAGAACGCGCTGTTCATCAACCGGGTGGTACCCGGAGCGAACATTCCCCAGCGCCTGATCGATCGTCTGGCCGCCGCGACCGATCCTGCGGCGGAAGGGGTGGCCATCGCTGCGGAACAGGTGGCCAGCTATCTGGAGATCGCCCAGGGGGTTCACGTGATGGCGATCAAGGCCGAAGCGCTCATCCCCAGAATCCTCGCCCAGGCCGGGTTGGCTCCGCTGCAGCCGGCTGCAGGGCTTGAGCACGGCGACCACGGCCTTTCGGCGGCTCCGCCTGCCCCTGCCCCTGCCGCTGTGGCCCTGGGCAGGGAGGTGTCGTCCTAG
- a CDS encoding response regulator transcription factor, giving the protein MGRELQQHQPQERNLSERELEIISLVAEGLTNQEIAGLLTISKRTVDNHVSNIFTKTGAKNRVALLNWAMDRGKICRDGFNCCSLEHQPDEES; this is encoded by the coding sequence ATGGGCAGAGAGCTCCAGCAGCATCAGCCCCAGGAGCGCAACCTCTCCGAGCGGGAACTGGAAATCATCTCCCTGGTGGCGGAAGGGCTCACCAATCAGGAGATCGCGGGCCTGCTCACGATCAGCAAGCGCACCGTGGACAACCACGTGAGCAACATCTTCACCAAGACCGGCGCCAAGAACCGCGTGGCCCTGCTGAACTGGGCGATGGATCGGGGCAAGATCTGCCGTGATGGCTTCAACTGCTGCTCACTGGAGCATCAGCCTGACGAAGAAAGCTGA
- a CDS encoding CYTH domain-containing protein produces the protein MALEIERRFLVHGDEWRQHITGRAHLLQGYLVSGPGGLTLRVRSSRAEDALGGEPAEAWLTLKAPLAAGGASGLPGEAPGQPDGLVRQEFEYAIPLADAQALLALAPFQISKWRYHLALPGGDWVVDVFEAANAPLVLAEVELASADQLPPLPPWCAQEVTGRHELSNAALAREPLQAWSPERRRSLPHWLHRGAVASDTINRLS, from the coding sequence ATGGCCCTGGAGATCGAGCGTCGGTTCCTGGTGCACGGTGACGAGTGGCGCCAGCACATCACTGGGCGAGCCCATCTGTTGCAGGGCTACCTGGTGAGCGGCCCCGGTGGACTCACCCTGCGGGTGCGCTCCAGCAGGGCGGAGGATGCGCTGGGGGGAGAGCCTGCCGAGGCCTGGCTCACCCTCAAGGCTCCGCTGGCGGCCGGCGGGGCTTCTGGTCTGCCTGGGGAGGCCCCGGGGCAGCCCGATGGCCTGGTGCGGCAGGAGTTCGAGTACGCCATCCCTCTCGCCGATGCCCAGGCCCTGCTGGCCCTGGCCCCCTTCCAGATCAGCAAGTGGCGCTACCACCTCGCCCTTCCCGGTGGTGACTGGGTGGTGGATGTGTTCGAAGCGGCCAATGCCCCCCTGGTGCTGGCGGAGGTGGAGCTGGCGTCGGCTGACCAGTTGCCCCCCCTGCCGCCCTGGTGCGCCCAGGAGGTGACCGGGCGCCACGAGCTCAGCAATGCCGCCCTGGCCCGCGAGCCCCTGCAGGCTTGGAGCCCTGAACGGCGCCGGAGCCTGCCGCACTGGTTGCACAGGGGGGCGGTGGCATCGGATACAATCAACAGACTTTCTTAA
- a CDS encoding NADH-quinone oxidoreductase subunit J has protein sequence MTIASSTQFICFAILATTLVAGTLGVVLLPNIVYSAFLLAGVFLSVAGLYLMLNASFVAAAQVLVYVGAVNVLILFAIMLVNKREDLSVIKGLALRRGLSGLVCGGLFALLFRVAVTTPWNLPGPTPIGEEATIRIGEHLFSDYLLPFELASVLLLMAMIGAIVLARRDVFSSDIATGEAADQELIEQSRYPLLLDKSSS, from the coding sequence ATGACCATTGCCTCCAGCACCCAGTTCATCTGCTTCGCCATCCTCGCCACCACCCTGGTGGCCGGAACCCTGGGCGTTGTGCTGCTGCCCAACATCGTCTATTCCGCTTTCCTGCTCGCTGGCGTCTTCCTTTCGGTGGCCGGGCTCTACCTGATGCTCAATGCCAGCTTCGTGGCCGCGGCCCAGGTGCTCGTGTATGTGGGCGCCGTGAACGTGTTGATCCTGTTCGCGATCATGCTGGTGAACAAGCGGGAGGATCTCTCCGTGATCAAGGGTCTGGCCCTGCGCCGGGGGCTGTCGGGGCTGGTCTGCGGCGGGCTGTTTGCCTTGCTCTTCCGGGTGGCCGTCACCACGCCCTGGAACCTGCCTGGTCCCACGCCGATCGGTGAGGAGGCCACCATCCGCATCGGTGAGCACCTCTTCTCCGACTATCTGCTGCCGTTTGAGCTCGCCTCCGTGCTGTTGCTGATGGCCATGATCGGTGCCATCGTCCTGGCCAGGCGCGATGTGTTCAGCTCCGATATCGCCACAGGTGAGGCCGCTGATCAGGAGCTGATCGAGCAGTCCCGTTATCCCCTTTTGCTCGACAAGTCGTCGTCCTGA
- the ndhI gene encoding NAD(P)H-quinone oxidoreductase subunit I, protein MFGFLKKVGDYSRDAVGAAQYMTQGLAVTFDHLRRRPVTVQYPYEKLIPSERYRGRIHFEFDKCIACEVCVRVCPINLPVVDWTMNKATKKKELSNYSIDFGVCIFCGNCVEYCPTNCLSMTEEYELSAFDRHSLNYDNVALGRLPTSVTSDPAVVALRELAYLPKGEMDPHGVPDTTPRAGQLPEQVLAAMPASAPAPKDKPASESDS, encoded by the coding sequence ATGTTCGGGTTTCTCAAAAAAGTCGGCGACTACAGCCGCGATGCGGTGGGTGCCGCCCAATACATGACCCAGGGGCTGGCGGTCACCTTTGATCACCTGCGCCGCAGGCCGGTCACGGTGCAGTATCCCTACGAAAAGCTGATCCCCTCGGAGCGCTATCGCGGCCGCATTCATTTCGAGTTCGACAAGTGCATTGCCTGCGAAGTGTGCGTGAGGGTGTGCCCAATCAATCTGCCTGTGGTGGATTGGACGATGAACAAAGCCACCAAGAAAAAAGAGCTCAGTAATTATTCGATTGATTTCGGAGTTTGCATCTTCTGTGGCAACTGTGTGGAATACTGCCCCACCAACTGCCTCTCGATGACGGAGGAGTACGAGCTCTCCGCCTTTGACCGCCACAGCCTCAACTACGACAACGTGGCGCTCGGCCGCCTGCCCACCAGCGTCACCAGCGACCCCGCCGTGGTGGCCCTGCGGGAGCTCGCCTACCTGCCCAAGGGAGAGATGGATCCCCACGGCGTGCCCGACACCACGCCTCGAGCGGGGCAGCTGCCTGAGCAGGTGCTCGCTGCGATGCCCGCCTCAGCCCCGGCCCCCAAGGACAAGCCCGCTTCGGAGAGTGACAGCTGA
- the nuoK gene encoding NADH-quinone oxidoreductase subunit NuoK produces MEPSLSATIPLQAYLVLAALLFCAGVWGLINSRNAVRVLMSIELMLNAVNINLMAFSSYLDGELIRGQVFAIFVITVAAAEAAVGLAILLSLYRNRETVDMERFNLLRW; encoded by the coding sequence ATGGAGCCCAGTCTTTCCGCCACGATTCCTCTTCAGGCCTACCTGGTGCTCGCGGCTCTGCTGTTCTGCGCCGGCGTGTGGGGGCTGATCAACAGCCGCAACGCGGTGCGGGTGCTGATGAGCATCGAGCTGATGCTGAATGCGGTGAACATCAACCTGATGGCCTTCTCCAGCTATCTCGATGGTGAGCTGATCCGCGGCCAGGTGTTCGCGATCTTCGTGATCACCGTGGCGGCTGCAGAGGCTGCGGTGGGTCTGGCGATCCTGCTCTCGCTCTACCGCAACCGCGAAACCGTGGACATGGAGCGTTTCAACCTGCTGCGCTGGTGA
- a CDS encoding NDP-sugar synthase, whose product MKAMILAAGKGTRVRPITHTIPKPMIPILQKPVMEFLLELLRQHGFTEVMVNVSHLAEEIENYFRDGQRFGVEIAYSFEGRIEDGELIGDALGSAGGLKKIQNFQTFFDDTFVVLCGDALIDLDLTEAVRLHREKGAMASLVTKRVPNDQVSSYGVVVTDDGGRVLSFQEKPALAEAASNMINTGIYIFEPEVLDFVPSNQPFDIGSDLFPKLVAAGAPFYALPMEFEWVDIGKVPDYWQAIRSVLQGKVRQVQIPGKEVRPGVYTGLNVAANWDRIRVEGPIYVGGMTRIEDGATIIGPAMIGPSCQICEGAVIDNSIIFDYSRIGPGVRLVEKLVFGRYCVDRNGDHFDLQEAALDWLITDARRQDVLSPSPQQKALAELLGNDLTLNQDLVQPQRGPG is encoded by the coding sequence ATGAAGGCGATGATTCTGGCGGCTGGCAAAGGAACAAGGGTGCGGCCGATCACGCACACCATTCCCAAGCCGATGATCCCCATCCTGCAGAAGCCCGTGATGGAGTTTCTGCTCGAGCTGCTGCGGCAGCACGGCTTCACCGAAGTGATGGTGAATGTGTCACACCTGGCAGAAGAGATCGAGAATTACTTCCGCGACGGCCAGCGCTTCGGGGTGGAGATCGCCTACAGCTTTGAAGGCCGCATCGAAGACGGTGAACTGATCGGCGATGCCCTGGGCTCCGCTGGAGGCCTCAAGAAGATCCAGAACTTTCAGACCTTCTTCGACGACACCTTCGTGGTGCTGTGCGGCGATGCGCTGATCGATCTCGACCTCACCGAAGCCGTGCGCCTGCATCGTGAGAAGGGCGCGATGGCGAGCCTGGTCACCAAGCGGGTGCCGAACGATCAGGTGAGCAGCTATGGCGTGGTGGTGACCGATGACGGCGGCAGGGTGCTCTCTTTCCAGGAGAAGCCTGCGTTGGCGGAGGCCGCCAGCAACATGATCAACACCGGCATCTACATCTTCGAGCCGGAAGTGCTCGATTTCGTGCCCAGCAACCAACCCTTCGACATCGGCTCGGATCTGTTCCCGAAGCTGGTGGCTGCTGGAGCGCCCTTCTACGCCCTGCCGATGGAATTCGAGTGGGTGGACATCGGCAAAGTGCCCGACTACTGGCAGGCCATCCGCAGCGTGCTCCAGGGCAAGGTGCGGCAGGTGCAGATTCCCGGCAAAGAAGTGCGGCCTGGGGTGTACACCGGCCTGAATGTGGCCGCCAACTGGGATCGGATCAGGGTGGAGGGGCCGATCTACGTGGGCGGCATGACCCGCATCGAAGACGGTGCCACGATCATCGGGCCGGCCATGATCGGCCCCAGCTGTCAGATCTGCGAAGGCGCCGTGATCGACAACTCGATCATCTTCGACTACTCCCGCATCGGTCCCGGCGTACGCCTGGTCGAGAAGCTCGTGTTCGGTCGCTACTGCGTGGACCGCAACGGCGATCACTTCGACCTCCAGGAGGCCGCCCTCGACTGGCTGATCACCGATGCCCGCCGCCAGGACGTGCTGTCGCCGAGTCCGCAGCAGAAGGCCCTGGCGGAACTGCTGGGCAACGATCTCACCCTCAACCAGGACCTGGTTCAGCCACAGCGGGGCCCTGGCTAG
- a CDS encoding NAD(+) kinase — translation MRLDRIWLIARAGSQAAQRQAQRCAQDLRGQGATVTMATSGPVNNPFPGLLATEPELPDLAIVLGGDGTVLGAARHLAPLAIPILCFNVGGHLGFLTHNRNLLRLDGEAPRRGTPSDDPRSLWSILREDAFAVEQRMMLEAHIDRGDGVEAAAELTHLALNDVYFRPGLDERSPTCVLELEIDGEVVDQFRGDGLIIATPTGSTGYAMAAGGPILHPGIEAIVVTPICPISLSSRALVVPPRAQLSVWPLGESSRRVNLWQDGAQATTLEPGDRALVQRSGHPALMLVLERSPSYYRTLTHKLHWAGSLIAGEPSHN, via the coding sequence ATGCGGCTCGATCGCATCTGGCTGATCGCCAGGGCCGGCAGCCAGGCTGCCCAGCGCCAGGCCCAGCGCTGTGCCCAGGACCTGCGCGGCCAGGGAGCCACCGTGACCATGGCCACCAGTGGCCCCGTCAACAACCCCTTCCCGGGACTGCTGGCCACCGAGCCTGAACTGCCGGATCTGGCCATCGTGCTGGGCGGCGATGGCACGGTGCTGGGAGCCGCCCGACACCTGGCTCCTCTGGCCATTCCAATCCTCTGCTTCAACGTGGGCGGTCACCTGGGCTTTCTCACCCACAACCGCAACCTGCTGCGTCTCGATGGCGAGGCCCCACGCCGCGGCACCCCCTCCGATGACCCGCGCAGCCTCTGGAGCATCCTGCGCGAGGACGCCTTCGCGGTGGAGCAGCGCATGATGCTGGAGGCCCACATCGATCGCGGTGATGGTGTTGAGGCGGCCGCGGAGCTGACCCATCTCGCCCTCAACGACGTCTATTTCCGTCCAGGCCTTGATGAACGCTCGCCCACCTGCGTGCTGGAGCTTGAGATCGATGGAGAGGTGGTGGACCAGTTCCGCGGTGATGGGCTGATCATCGCCACCCCCACCGGATCCACCGGTTACGCCATGGCGGCCGGTGGGCCGATCCTGCATCCCGGCATCGAGGCGATCGTGGTCACGCCGATCTGCCCGATCAGCCTCTCCAGCCGCGCCCTCGTGGTGCCCCCCCGGGCCCAGCTGTCGGTGTGGCCCCTGGGGGAGTCGAGTCGCCGGGTCAACCTCTGGCAGGACGGAGCCCAGGCCACCACCCTGGAGCCGGGTGACCGGGCCCTGGTGCAGCGCTCGGGCCATCCGGCGCTGATGCTCGTGCTGGAGCGCAGCCCGTCCTATTACCGCACCCTCACCCACAAGCTGCACTGGGCTGGCAGCCTGATTGCCGGCGAACCCTCCCACAACTGA
- the nuoH gene encoding NADH-quinone oxidoreductase subunit NuoH, giving the protein MLSPSGPGLASVLGLVPATALPPGPGLDLEASFVALLQGLGLSPGAARLLWLPLPMLLVLVAAVVGVLVNVWLERKISAAVQQRIGPEYAGALGMLQPMADGLKLLFKEDIIPARADGLLFTLGPVLVLIPVILSWLVVPFGEHLVISNVGIGIFLWIALSSIQPIGLLMSGYASNNKYSLLGGLRAAAQSISYEIPLALAVLAVVMMSNSLSTVDIVAQQNGAGILSWNIWRQPVGFVIFWICVLAECERLPFDLPEAEEELVAGYQTEYAGMKFALFYLGSYINLVLSALLVSVLYLGGWGFPLPVEWLAGWLGQPIDAPLVQVITGSVGIVMTVLKAYLLVFLAILLRWTTPRVRIDQLLDLGWKFLLPIALVNLLVTAGLKLAFPAVFGG; this is encoded by the coding sequence ATGCTGAGCCCCTCAGGGCCAGGTCTGGCCTCGGTGCTGGGGCTCGTCCCGGCCACCGCCCTCCCACCTGGTCCTGGCCTTGATCTCGAGGCCAGTTTCGTTGCTCTGCTCCAGGGTCTGGGCCTCAGCCCAGGGGCCGCGCGCCTGCTCTGGCTGCCCCTGCCCATGCTGCTGGTGCTGGTCGCCGCCGTGGTGGGGGTGCTGGTGAACGTGTGGCTGGAGCGCAAGATCTCCGCCGCCGTGCAGCAGCGGATCGGCCCCGAATATGCCGGAGCCCTGGGGATGCTGCAGCCCATGGCCGATGGCCTCAAGCTGCTGTTCAAGGAAGACATCATTCCCGCCCGGGCCGACGGCCTGCTGTTCACCCTCGGCCCGGTGCTGGTGCTGATCCCGGTGATCCTCAGCTGGCTGGTGGTGCCCTTCGGCGAGCACCTGGTGATCAGCAATGTGGGCATCGGCATCTTCCTCTGGATTGCCCTGAGTTCCATCCAGCCGATCGGCCTGCTGATGAGCGGCTACGCCTCCAACAACAAGTACTCGCTGCTGGGTGGCCTGCGGGCGGCGGCCCAGTCGATCAGCTATGAAATTCCGCTGGCCCTGGCCGTGCTGGCCGTGGTGATGATGAGCAACTCGCTCAGCACCGTGGACATCGTGGCCCAGCAGAACGGGGCGGGCATCCTCAGCTGGAACATCTGGCGCCAGCCCGTGGGCTTCGTGATCTTCTGGATCTGTGTGCTGGCCGAATGCGAGCGCCTTCCCTTCGATCTCCCGGAGGCGGAGGAGGAACTGGTGGCTGGCTATCAGACCGAGTACGCCGGCATGAAGTTCGCCCTCTTCTATCTCGGCAGCTACATCAACCTGGTGCTCTCGGCCCTGCTGGTGTCGGTGCTCTACCTGGGGGGCTGGGGCTTCCCGCTGCCGGTGGAATGGCTGGCGGGCTGGCTGGGTCAGCCGATCGATGCGCCACTGGTGCAGGTGATCACGGGGTCTGTGGGGATCGTGATGACCGTATTGAAGGCCTACCTGCTGGTGTTCCTGGCGATCCTGCTGCGCTGGACCACCCCCCGGGTGCGCATCGACCAACTCCTTGACCTGGGCTGGAAGTTCCTGCTGCCGATCGCCCTGGTCAACCTGCTCGTCACCGCTGGTCTCAAGCTGGCTTTCCCCGCCGTCTTCGGCGGCTGA
- the sixA gene encoding phosphohistidine phosphatase SixA: MAELLLLRHGIAEERCPGRDDGLRQLTPEGWRRTRQVVDQLSRLGLGGDRLITSPLARARQTADIAFAAGLAASLEASEALAPGGEALALLLARLEAQEAEQRLLLVGHEPDLGGLAARLIGAACGSIALKKAGVALLRCSDAVAPGCWQLRLLMAPRQLLCERARREVGLQP; encoded by the coding sequence TTGGCTGAGCTCTTGCTGCTGCGCCACGGCATCGCCGAGGAGCGTTGCCCCGGTCGGGACGATGGCCTGCGCCAGCTCACCCCCGAGGGGTGGCGGCGCACCCGGCAGGTGGTGGACCAGCTCAGCCGCCTCGGCCTGGGGGGCGATCGGCTCATCACCAGCCCCTTGGCCCGGGCCCGCCAGACGGCCGACATCGCCTTTGCGGCTGGGCTGGCAGCCAGCCTCGAGGCAAGCGAGGCCCTGGCTCCGGGCGGGGAGGCCCTGGCACTGCTGCTGGCTCGGCTGGAGGCTCAGGAAGCAGAGCAGCGGCTGCTGCTGGTGGGCCATGAGCCCGATCTCGGCGGCCTGGCGGCCCGGCTGATCGGTGCAGCCTGCGGCAGCATCGCCCTCAAGAAGGCCGGTGTGGCCCTGCTGCGCTGCTCCGATGCCGTGGCGCCCGGCTGTTGGCAACTGCGGCTGCTGATGGCTCCGAGGCAGCTCCTGTGCGAGCGGGCACGGCGCGAGGTCGGCCTCCAGCCGTAA